A genomic region of Erythrobacter sp. SCSIO 43205 contains the following coding sequences:
- the virB11 gene encoding P-type DNA transfer ATPase VirB11 — translation MSADVHPIAGDGAQGDQAATPITGERSVYLDAYLAPFKRWLERDSVTEIMVNAPGEVWVEDASDPGMKRVETPEIDDRLVQRLAEQVARVSHQGINREHPLLGATLPDGARVQFCGPPASRKHWVMAIRRHRRLDLPLDAYDTGPLAGEREVQMPDPNQEPIAFLRAAIQHRRTILISGGTSTGKTTFLNAMLGEIPRQERVVMVEDTPELKFPGENSVGLVAVKGELGEAKVTPNELLQSALRLRPDRIVLGELRGAESVSFLRAINTGHPGSFSTIHANSLRGALEQLSLMVMQTGIGLTRQDTIEYAASVIDVIVQLGRDATGKRGITAIADSNSLL, via the coding sequence ATGAGCGCAGACGTCCATCCTATCGCTGGTGACGGCGCGCAAGGTGACCAAGCCGCCACCCCAATCACAGGCGAGCGCAGCGTTTATCTCGATGCATATCTGGCACCGTTCAAACGCTGGCTTGAGCGCGACAGTGTGACCGAGATAATGGTCAATGCGCCAGGTGAGGTTTGGGTCGAGGACGCAAGCGATCCGGGCATGAAGCGGGTGGAGACACCGGAGATCGACGATCGGCTGGTTCAGCGTCTCGCCGAACAGGTGGCGCGTGTGAGCCACCAAGGGATCAACCGTGAACATCCGCTATTGGGCGCGACCTTGCCAGATGGCGCGCGCGTCCAATTCTGCGGTCCACCTGCGAGCCGCAAGCATTGGGTAATGGCGATCCGCCGCCATCGCCGATTGGACTTACCGCTTGATGCCTATGACACGGGGCCTTTGGCCGGTGAGCGCGAGGTGCAAATGCCTGACCCCAATCAGGAGCCTATCGCTTTCCTGCGTGCGGCGATCCAGCATCGACGCACTATTCTAATCTCTGGCGGAACCAGCACGGGTAAAACGACTTTCCTCAACGCAATGCTCGGAGAAATCCCCCGGCAAGAGCGCGTGGTAATGGTCGAAGATACGCCGGAGCTCAAATTCCCCGGCGAGAATTCAGTCGGCCTTGTGGCGGTAAAGGGCGAGCTTGGCGAGGCCAAGGTGACGCCCAATGAGCTGCTCCAATCGGCATTGCGCCTTCGCCCTGACCGCATTGTTCTAGGCGAGCTTCGCGGGGCGGAAAGCGTCTCTTTTCTGCGAGCCATTAACACCGGTCACCCGGGTAGTTTTTCGACCATCCACGCCAACTCACTTCGCGGCGCGTTGGAGCAATTGTCGCTTATGGTGATGCAGACCGGGATCGGCCTCACGCGTCAGGATACAATTGAATACGCGGCAAGCGTTATCGATGTGATCGTCCAATTGGGCCGTGATGCGACGGGCAAACGCGGTATCACCGCGATTGCCGATTCAAATTCGCTCCTTTGA
- a CDS encoding TrbI/VirB10 family protein produces MRLAMRLPSKAGKGPGADIDPREETSAEVIDLASRNGFSAVAERKTKTEGLGLAAGVALVFLLGAVTFWAMNAAEMPEPAPDAPAAEPVAATAPAMAPAEVPEPAATPVVAPAPAPVLANPPVVAAGPQANPYASPSLVFDASAASRQATNAAEAGAPQPVTGSSIGDTGAGGAAAAFASRVGGVGGAPAQARAMTNPSTTVTEGTMIPAILETAINTDVPGYVRAVVSQDVKSFDGTKVLVPRSSRLIGQYQSGVQQGQKRAYVIWTRLIRPDGASVNIASPAVAFDGTTGLEGKVNNHFFRRFGSAMLLSVVGGLGTIASGGTSVVLGGAGQSAASIAAQQDGAISPTIRVGQGEPIRVFTARDLDFSTVN; encoded by the coding sequence ATGCGTTTGGCAATGCGACTTCCATCCAAAGCCGGAAAAGGCCCCGGCGCTGACATCGACCCGCGCGAGGAAACAAGCGCTGAGGTTATCGACCTTGCGAGCCGCAATGGTTTTTCCGCGGTGGCAGAGCGTAAGACCAAAACCGAAGGGCTGGGGCTTGCTGCTGGCGTTGCTCTTGTCTTTTTATTAGGTGCGGTAACTTTTTGGGCGATGAATGCAGCTGAGATGCCTGAGCCTGCGCCGGACGCTCCTGCAGCTGAGCCAGTGGCTGCTACGGCTCCAGCTATGGCACCAGCAGAGGTTCCAGAACCAGCGGCGACCCCTGTGGTTGCTCCTGCTCCTGCACCTGTCCTTGCCAATCCGCCTGTCGTAGCCGCTGGACCGCAGGCCAATCCTTATGCCAGCCCATCGCTCGTATTTGATGCAAGCGCTGCATCGCGTCAGGCGACTAACGCGGCCGAAGCTGGCGCGCCGCAGCCTGTCACCGGCAGCTCTATCGGTGACACGGGCGCTGGCGGGGCTGCTGCTGCTTTCGCAAGCCGGGTCGGCGGTGTGGGCGGCGCGCCTGCGCAAGCGCGTGCCATGACAAACCCTTCGACCACTGTTACCGAAGGCACGATGATCCCTGCGATCCTTGAAACCGCGATCAACACCGATGTTCCCGGTTATGTGCGCGCTGTGGTGAGTCAGGACGTTAAAAGCTTTGACGGCACCAAAGTGCTCGTCCCGCGTTCATCGCGCCTTATCGGGCAATACCAATCAGGTGTGCAGCAAGGGCAAAAGCGCGCTTATGTCATCTGGACGCGGCTGATCCGTCCGGATGGCGCATCGGTCAACATAGCCTCGCCTGCGGTCGCTTTTGACGGTACGACGGGCCTAGAGGGCAAGGTCAACAATCACTTCTTCCGCCGCTTTGGTTCAGCCATGCTTTTATCGGTTGTTGGCGGGCTTGGCACGATTGCCTCTGGCGGGACATCAGTGGTGCTCGGCGGGGCGGGGCAGAGTGCTGCGTCTATCGCGGCCCAGCAGGATGGTGCAATCAGCCCGACCATTCGCGTTGGCCAAGGCGAACCGATCCGCGTATTTACCGCACGCGATCTGGATTTCTCGACGGTCAATTGA
- a CDS encoding TrbG/VirB9 family P-type conjugative transfer protein: MIRSRPHRLSFIAGALALAAPALAQDIRPAADPRLVTQVFDETQVYTVTGKVKVQTTIKFAPDEVIQNVAMGDSAAWQVQPNQAQTILFVKPLATTARTNMTVVTNRRTYLFDLVASPRNAPLYVLQFRYPELEKAAAEAALAAAEQAKRDEANALELQAARDPLAVVDPENLNFEWATAGDAELLPARAYDDGNAVFLTWPADTPIPAILTTNADGDEGPLNFTVRGETVVLNDVPAQIILRSGKQSATLTNVGPPRPRSADAGSFQPRGS, from the coding sequence ATGATCCGCAGCCGTCCTCATCGGCTTTCTTTCATCGCTGGCGCACTAGCGTTGGCTGCGCCCGCTTTAGCGCAGGACATTCGGCCTGCTGCTGACCCGCGCCTTGTCACGCAAGTGTTCGACGAAACTCAGGTCTACACCGTCACGGGCAAGGTGAAGGTCCAAACCACGATTAAATTCGCCCCCGATGAAGTGATCCAGAACGTAGCGATGGGTGATAGCGCTGCATGGCAGGTACAGCCCAATCAGGCGCAGACGATTTTGTTCGTCAAACCTCTGGCGACGACGGCACGCACCAATATGACCGTTGTCACCAACCGTCGCACTTATTTGTTCGACCTTGTGGCAAGCCCGCGCAATGCGCCGCTTTACGTCCTTCAATTCCGCTATCCCGAACTGGAAAAAGCCGCAGCCGAAGCTGCGCTGGCGGCAGCAGAGCAGGCAAAGCGCGATGAAGCCAATGCGCTTGAGCTTCAGGCAGCGCGCGATCCTCTGGCCGTTGTCGACCCGGAAAATCTCAACTTTGAATGGGCAACGGCGGGGGACGCTGAATTGCTTCCAGCGCGGGCTTATGATGATGGCAATGCGGTGTTCCTCACATGGCCTGCTGATACACCTATTCCTGCGATCCTCACCACCAATGCGGATGGGGACGAGGGCCCATTAAACTTCACTGTGCGCGGTGAAACCGTGGTTTTGAACGACGTGCCAGCGCAAATTATCCTGCGTTCAGGAAAGCAGAGCGCGACGCTCACCAACGTTGGGCCACCGCGTCCACGCAGCGCTGATGCGGGCTCGTTTCAGCCACGCGGATCGTAA
- a CDS encoding type IV secretion system protein translates to MTTACDLAAEEMGSGVAGALTAVDCIASEVSEQAFNRLFGTDGQLGIALTVVLTLYIAFFGISLLLGRSNLSVRALLPKMVTVGLVLTFATSFAAFSTIFYNLFVTTPDFLAGVLTASDGSATATFALKLDIVFLAIQEASTGIQDISAFSPPGMMWIGAMLLLIGTVGLLVTARIGLALLLAVGPIFVVLALFNGTRGLFVGWLKGLVMLALAPLFAVVGGSLMLEMAVPILSALVATPGVIDQQAAMAFFLVGFVHCMLMLMVLYVGSKMVSGWQVFGFATPDVATQPNADAYRTPPAPVVSPTVNRAAQTAPVAANGVRRTAVVAPTVVAANDAGGSNTTNTVRETKVFATGSGNAQSGPQSPAASRTRGIGNRFRSASSAGARPKSETSK, encoded by the coding sequence ATGACAACGGCTTGCGATCTTGCTGCGGAGGAAATGGGATCAGGCGTCGCTGGCGCTCTGACTGCCGTTGATTGCATCGCCAGCGAGGTCAGCGAACAGGCGTTCAACCGCCTGTTTGGCACCGACGGCCAACTGGGCATCGCGCTTACGGTGGTGCTGACGCTCTATATCGCGTTTTTCGGCATTTCCTTGCTGCTTGGTCGGTCGAACCTCTCGGTTCGCGCTCTTCTGCCAAAGATGGTGACGGTTGGCCTCGTTCTAACCTTCGCGACAAGCTTTGCGGCGTTTTCGACCATTTTCTATAATCTGTTTGTGACAACGCCCGACTTTCTCGCTGGCGTTCTCACCGCAAGCGACGGGTCCGCAACGGCGACATTCGCGCTTAAGCTCGATATCGTTTTCTTGGCCATTCAAGAGGCGAGCACAGGCATTCAGGACATCAGCGCATTTTCGCCGCCAGGCATGATGTGGATTGGCGCTATGCTGCTTTTGATCGGCACTGTCGGCCTGCTCGTCACCGCGCGCATTGGCTTGGCGCTGCTCTTGGCTGTGGGTCCGATTTTCGTCGTTCTGGCCCTTTTCAATGGCACGAGGGGCTTGTTCGTTGGCTGGCTTAAGGGCCTTGTGATGCTCGCGCTCGCGCCGCTCTTCGCGGTTGTAGGTGGCTCGCTCATGCTTGAGATGGCGGTGCCCATCCTCTCGGCACTTGTCGCGACACCCGGCGTGATCGACCAACAAGCTGCCATGGCATTTTTCCTCGTCGGATTCGTCCACTGTATGCTCATGCTGATGGTGCTCTACGTGGGCTCCAAGATGGTGAGCGGATGGCAGGTCTTCGGCTTTGCAACGCCCGATGTCGCGACACAGCCAAATGCTGATGCCTACCGCACACCGCCTGCGCCTGTGGTAAGCCCCACAGTCAATCGGGCCGCTCAAACCGCGCCAGTCGCGGCTAATGGAGTGCGACGGACTGCGGTAGTCGCTCCCACGGTGGTTGCGGCCAATGATGCAGGCGGTTCAAACACTACCAACACCGTTCGCGAGACAAAGGTTTTCGCAACCGGCTCTGGTAACGCTCAAAGCGGGCCTCAATCTCCCGCTGCCTCGCGCACCAGAGGCATTGGCAATCGTTTCCGCTCCGCCTCTTCGGCGGGCGCCCGTCCCAAATCGGAGACATCCAAATGA